From a single Paenibacillus sp. FSL R5-0345 genomic region:
- a CDS encoding spore germination protein, with the protein MWNEVIELIPSWGVIFQGIMIFCVPFFLLRTISWAKAKEDRKTTRAEKATGSKGGGVPYGEAASGKTSLLERSQEQSSSDVVTKDKGKRITYSGHFEDDLQKFKAISADMHDVNVRELRIGSIKTRAALLYVDGLTDKDKMDRNILKPLMNAYQPFKDMNSVPAAKDLQDILIHEILLISEVGLTNNAYLSLQKVLFGSAVLLVEGISEAFVLSSPKGATRGIEEPESEAVLRGSRSGFNETLSDNTAMLRRHGQSTELAMISFTVGKRMQKELILTYIKDIANDELVEEVKRRIETIDLDDIQESGYVEQLIEDNSYSPFQQIQNTERPDRVMAALLEGRVAILLDGTPFALIMPVTFGMLLQSPEDYNDRWMVGSLLRLLRFFAATISLFAPALYISFLSFQPGLIPTKLAISIIASRQGVPFTVLIEALIMETSIEILREAGLRLPKPIGPAMGIVGGLIIGQAAVEAGIVSPILVIVVSITAVSSFSMPMYSAGMTLRMLRFAAMFFVAIFGLYGVVLFFLLLSSHLIKLKSFGVPYLGLAVPNKMVNWKDFIFRMPFQFLTGRPTFLKPKDPLRKG; encoded by the coding sequence GTGTGGAATGAGGTAATAGAATTAATTCCGAGTTGGGGTGTGATTTTCCAAGGGATTATGATTTTCTGTGTCCCTTTCTTCCTACTTCGTACAATAAGCTGGGCTAAAGCCAAAGAAGACAGGAAAACCACTAGAGCGGAAAAAGCTACTGGCAGTAAGGGTGGAGGGGTTCCTTACGGAGAAGCAGCATCTGGAAAAACAAGCCTATTAGAACGATCCCAGGAGCAGTCTAGCTCGGATGTAGTAACTAAGGATAAGGGAAAGAGAATCACTTATAGCGGCCACTTTGAGGATGATTTGCAGAAGTTTAAAGCGATCAGCGCCGATATGCATGATGTGAATGTAAGGGAGCTGCGAATCGGAAGCATAAAGACAAGAGCAGCGCTATTGTACGTAGACGGACTAACAGACAAAGACAAAATGGATCGGAATATATTGAAGCCGTTAATGAATGCGTATCAGCCATTTAAGGATATGAACTCGGTACCGGCAGCAAAGGATCTACAAGATATTCTCATCCATGAGATCCTGCTTATCTCGGAAGTGGGGCTTACGAATAATGCATACCTCTCTCTTCAGAAGGTGTTATTTGGATCTGCCGTGCTGCTTGTGGAGGGAATATCAGAGGCTTTTGTGCTCAGTAGTCCGAAGGGGGCTACAAGAGGGATAGAGGAGCCGGAATCTGAAGCAGTCCTGCGGGGCTCACGAAGTGGATTTAACGAGACCTTAAGCGACAACACGGCAATGCTGCGTAGACACGGGCAGAGTACAGAACTAGCTATGATTTCTTTTACTGTAGGAAAGAGAATGCAGAAGGAGCTCATCCTAACCTATATCAAGGATATTGCGAATGATGAACTTGTAGAAGAGGTCAAACGAAGAATTGAAACGATAGACTTAGATGATATTCAAGAATCTGGCTATGTTGAGCAATTAATCGAAGATAATAGCTACAGTCCTTTCCAGCAGATTCAAAATACAGAGAGACCGGACCGTGTAATGGCAGCACTCCTGGAAGGAAGAGTAGCCATTTTACTTGACGGTACACCCTTTGCATTGATTATGCCGGTAACCTTCGGGATGTTACTGCAATCGCCAGAGGATTATAATGATCGCTGGATGGTAGGCTCGCTGCTGCGCCTTTTACGTTTTTTTGCGGCAACGATATCACTGTTTGCCCCGGCACTATATATTTCCTTCCTCTCGTTCCAGCCGGGATTGATTCCCACTAAGCTAGCCATTTCTATTATTGCCTCTCGGCAAGGTGTTCCCTTCACTGTATTAATCGAAGCCTTGATTATGGAGACCTCGATTGAAATCTTACGGGAGGCTGGACTTCGCTTGCCTAAACCTATCGGTCCGGCAATGGGGATTGTCGGCGGTCTGATCATCGGTCAAGCTGCGGTGGAAGCTGGAATCGTGAGTCCAATCCTAGTCATTGTAGTATCAATTACGGCTGTTTCTTCCTTCTCTATGCCAATGTATAGTGCTGGGATGACGCTTCGTATGCTTCGATTTGCAGCTATGTTTTTTGTAGCAATCTTTGGATTATACGGAGTTGTACTGTTTTTTCTCTTGCTTAGTAGTCATTTAATTAAGCTGAAGAGTTTTGGTGTTCCTTATCTAGGTCTGGCAGTCCCAAATAAGATGGTGAATTGGAAGGATTTTATATTCCGTATGCCTTTTCAATTTCTAACAGGGCGACCTACGTTTTTGAAACCAAAGGACCCCTTGCGTAAAGGGTGA
- a CDS encoding GerAB/ArcD/ProY family transporter yields the protein MSAEVKDRITAVQATIILANYTIAAGVLTLPRTIVEASGSPDVWISIFLGGAISFLFGLIIVKLSQRFPGQTFFQYIGKIIGKPLGMVLSIGVIGYFLSIAGFEIRSVQEVTSFFLLEGTPPWAIMAAFIWIAFYLCRGGINAIGSMCRLIVPITWTVFLGVCLLSFEVFDLNNLLPVLGDGLEPVWKGIKPTILTFTAGEAMLFVVAFMDKPQKAVKVIIAGTCISTIFYIMAVVATIGAFSIDGVLTRTWPFLDLVRSFEVNYLIFERFESLLLVIWIMQIFCTFCIAIYAAALGLSQVIHKNFKSCLLAILPVIYVISRIPPNVNALFALGTGIGDSMLILFGLLPLPLLIITYFRRVAS from the coding sequence ATGAGCGCCGAGGTAAAGGACCGAATTACTGCAGTTCAAGCGACGATCATTCTAGCCAATTATACGATTGCGGCAGGGGTACTTACGCTTCCTCGGACCATTGTAGAGGCCAGTGGTAGTCCAGATGTATGGATAAGTATTTTTTTAGGGGGAGCAATCTCTTTTCTGTTCGGATTGATCATCGTGAAACTTAGTCAAAGGTTCCCAGGCCAAACATTCTTTCAGTATATCGGGAAGATCATCGGCAAGCCACTCGGAATGGTTCTGTCAATAGGAGTCATTGGGTATTTTCTCAGTATCGCCGGCTTTGAGATACGTTCGGTGCAGGAGGTGACCTCTTTCTTTCTACTGGAAGGTACACCTCCGTGGGCTATTATGGCTGCTTTTATATGGATCGCCTTCTATTTATGCAGAGGAGGAATTAATGCGATCGGTAGCATGTGCAGACTCATTGTTCCGATTACCTGGACAGTGTTTCTAGGGGTTTGTCTGCTTAGTTTCGAAGTTTTCGACCTCAATAATCTACTTCCAGTACTTGGAGATGGTTTGGAACCCGTGTGGAAAGGGATCAAACCAACCATCCTAACCTTTACAGCTGGAGAAGCAATGTTGTTCGTTGTTGCTTTTATGGATAAGCCTCAAAAAGCAGTAAAGGTAATCATAGCTGGAACCTGTATATCGACGATATTTTATATCATGGCAGTTGTAGCGACCATAGGTGCCTTTTCTATAGATGGAGTTCTCACAAGAACCTGGCCGTTTCTCGATCTTGTACGAAGTTTTGAGGTGAACTATCTCATCTTTGAAAGATTTGAGTCGTTGTTGTTAGTGATATGGATTATGCAGATTTTTTGTACCTTTTGTATTGCAATTTATGCAGCGGCTTTAGGATTGTCCCAAGTGATCCATAAAAACTTCAAAAGTTGTTTGTTAGCTATTCTTCCGGTTATCTATGTAATTTCTAGAATTCCACCAAATGTGAATGCTCTGTTTGCTTTAGGAACAGGTATCGGTGATTCTATGCTTATTCTATTCGGATTGCTTCCGTTGCCATTGTTAATTATCACATACTTCCGGAGGGTTGCTTCATGA